The following proteins are co-located in the Triticum aestivum cultivar Chinese Spring chromosome 1A, IWGSC CS RefSeq v2.1, whole genome shotgun sequence genome:
- the LOC123188107 gene encoding alcohol dehydrogenase-like 4, which yields MATNGYSNGGSTKGKPIKCKAAVAWGPGEPLVMQEVEVAPPARMEVRVKVLYTSICHTDLSFWRGENERQRRFPRIFGHEAAGVVESVGEGVEDLAPGDHVVPIFNGECGTCAYCHSSATNLCGTYRVDAFKSTMVSDNGTRFSVVNTSGDTVPVYHFLNTSTFAEYTVLDAACAVKINPAAPLEKMCLLSCGISTGVGAAWNTANVSKGSTVAIFGLGAVGLAVGEGARIRGASQIIGVDINPEKFAKGKEMGITDFVNSKACGKPVHEVIRELTDGGVDYSFECSGNVDVLREAFVSTHDGWGLTVVLGIHPTPRMMPLHPMELFDGRRITGCTFGDFKGKSQLPLLVDQCMQGEVKINFDGFITHEMPFSEINEAFRLLEEGKSLRCVLRL from the exons ATGGCAACCAATGGGTACTCCAATGGCGGCAGCACCAAGGGAAAGCCCATCAAGTGCAAAG CGGCGGTGGCGTGGGGTCCCGGCGAGCCGCTGGTGATGCAGGAGGTGGAGGTGGCGCCGCCGGCGCGCATGGAGGTGCGCGTCAAGGTCCTCTACACTTCCATCTGCCACACGGACCTCAGCTTCTGGAGAGGAGAG AACGAGCGTCAACGCAGGTTCCCTCGCATCTTTGGACACGAGGCAGCCGG AGTGGTGGAGAGCGTCGGAGAAGGCGTGGAGGACCTCGCGCCAGGAGATCACGTCGTGCCTATCTTCAACGGGGAGTGCGGGACGTGCGCCTACTGCCACTCCAGCGCGACCAACCTGTGCGGGACCTACCGTGTGGACGCTTTCAAGAGCACCATGGTTTCCGACAACGGGACGAGGTTCTCCGTGGTGAACACCTCCGGTGACACAGTGCCGGTCTATCACTTCCTCAACACCTCCACCTTCGCCGAGTACACCGTGCTCGACGCCGCCTGCGCCGTCAAGATCAACCCCGCCGCCCCGCTGGAGAAGATGTGCCTCCTCAGCTGTGGCATCTCCACAG GAGTGGGAGCTGCATGGAACACTGCAAACGTGTCCAAGGGCTCCACCGTAGCAATATTCGGACTTGGTGCTGTTGGCCTTGCG GTTGGCGAAGGAGCAAGAATAAGAGGGGCATCTCAGATCATCGGCGTGGACATCAACCCTGAAAAGTTTGCCAAAG GCAAAGAGATGGGCATCACGGATTTCGTCAACTCGAAGGCGTGCGGCAAGCCCGTCCACGAGGTGATCAGGGAGTTGACGGATGGGGGCGTCGACTACAGCTTCGAGTGCAGTGGCAACGTTGATGTGCTTCGAGAGGCCTTCGTTTCTACACACGAC GGTTGGGGACTGACCGTGGTGCTGGGGATCCATCCGACGCCCCGGATGATGCCGCTCCATCCCATGGAGCTCTTTGATGGCCGTCGGATCACCGGGTGCACCTTTGGTGACTTCAAGGGCAAGTCGCAGCTTCCCCTCCTCGTCGACCAGTGCATGCAGGGG GAGGTGAAGATAAACTTTGATGGCTTCATAACCCATGAGATGCCATTCTCGGAGATCAATGAGGCTTTCCGGCTGCTGGAGGAAGGCAAGTCCCTCAGGTGTGTGCTACGTCTGTGA